Within the Carassius auratus strain Wakin unplaced genomic scaffold, ASM336829v1 scaf_tig00020840, whole genome shotgun sequence genome, the region TCAAGAAGCATTAAAGATTCTAGATCTTAATAAACACACCGGAAATGCAAATGTCTATTTTCAAACTAGTCCAAAGAATCTTTTCAGTTTTGCAAAGCAAAAACACTGGCTGACCAATAAGATCTGAGCATTTCATCCCAAGGACAGAGCAGCTGTCACCCAGAAGGTGGACAGGTGGCGCTAAAGTTTTCCCTCAGGAGAGCGGAGAGGAAGCGGAGTAACAGTAGCAGTGatagtgtggtgtgtgtgtgtcaggtgtgcgtgtgtcaggtgtgtgtgtctgacccGCGGCCGCTGGTTCCTGCCCAGTCGAACACCTTGTGCATCGCGGTCACTCCGTCTCGACCCATCGGGGCCACGTCTCCTCCCGTCATGATGGCGTAATCCATCCCAGAATGCATCGCCAGCTTCTgctcacagccaatcagaggcggTTACACACACGTGTGCAGTGATGCGTGTGACACGCGTGTGCGCGAGCGGTACCTTAGCGAAGAGCGTCTTCCCGGTCCCCGGCGGCCCGTACATCAGGATGTTCCGGTACAGCCCGCGGTTCTGTCGCGTGTTCCTTGTCGCTATGGCGATGTCGCGCACGCGCTCCTCCAGCGTCGGCTGCAGGGAGACAGGAAGTGAGATGCGCACGCtaacaggaagtgtgtgtgtgtgtgagggatgaGCAAACACTCACGCTGAGCACGACTCCCTCCAGCGCGTCCTGCGGTTTGCTCTTCAAACGCTTCGCCATCTGAAACGACACATACGTGCGTGATTACCACCGCACTTCCTGTCTGCACAGGAAGTGATCACACCTTGATCGTGGTACCTTGACGGGGTGTTTGAGGGCTTCCACCACAGTGAATCGTGAGGTTTCTCGCACTAGCGAAGGCTTTCCTAGCCGTGCCTCGATGTATCGTCCGGCCACAGCGGTCGCGTTACGAGCGGAATAAACACCGACCGCCAGCAGCGTGAGCCCCGCCACCTGCAGGAGACACGgaggattacacacacacacacacacactcacacacagacgactgtctcacacacacacacacacacacacacacacacaccgcacacgcCAGCAGCGTGAGCCCCGCCACCTGCAGGAGACACGgaggattacacacacacatacacactcacacacacacacacacacacacactcacacaccgaCCGCCAGCAGCGTGAGCCCCGCCACCTGCAGGAGACACAGAGCATTACacaaccatcacacacacacacacacacaccgtcacacacacacacgaccatcacacacacacacacacacacacaccgcacgtgaccgtcacacacacacacacacacgccagcaGCGTGAGCCCCGCCACCTGCAGGAGACACGgaggattacacacacacacacacacacacacacacaccgtcacacacacacacacacacacgaccatcacacacacacacacacacaccgcacatgCCAGCAGCGTGAGCCCCGCCACCTGCAGGAGACAcagagcatcacacacacacacacacacactcacacacacacacgccagcaGCGTGAGCCCCGCCACCTGCAGGAGACACGgaggattacacacacacacacacacactcacacacacacactcacacacacacacaccgaccgCCAGCAGCGTGAGCCCCGCCACCTGCAGGAGACAcagagcatcacacacacacacacacagacgactgtctcacacacacacacacacacacacacacacacacacacacacacagacgactgtctcacacacacacacacacacacactcacacacacaccgaccGCCAGCAGCGTGAGCCCCGCCACCTGCAGGAGACACGGAGCATTACACACAcaccgtctcacacacacacacacaccgcacgtgaccgtcacacacacacacacacacacacgccagcaGCATGAGCCCCGCCACCTGCAGGAGACAcagagcatcacacacacacacacacacacacacacacacacaccatgctaATGCTTACCGTCGCCGTCACTTTATCCCAGTCCGATACAAACGCACGGAAGCCTTCACCGAACACGGCGCCCGccgtcctgacacacacacacacacatcaaacctGACCTGCAGTGTGTTCATGATTCACACACGTGTATAGGTGAATGTGTGTGAGACACCTGAATGTCTGTGCTGAGGTGTGTGGTGTTACCGTATGGACTCGAGGACGGTCTGTCGGTGTTCGGCCGCCTTCAGTCGGATCTGTTCGCGGATGATGTCAGCGTTCTCTCGCTCCACCCGCGCACGAGCTTTAGACTCCGCCTCCACACGCAGCATCTCGTTCTTGTGCCGCAGCTCCATCTCGTGCTCGACGGTCGctggtcaaacacacacacaatcacctTCAGCCGCCAGACAACACCAGTGCCAGCTCTTCAGAAGGACACCGGTCAGTCCTCACCTCTCCTCATGGCTTCCTGCTTCTGCACAGACTCTTCCTGTTTGCGCATGTTCTCCTCGTTCATCAGTTGCTGTGGAGGAAGGGAGGAGGCGTAAGACACACGCGAGTGTGAGAGGAGTGTGAGGAGAGTCTGAAGAAACACACCTGCTGCCGGAGCTGCTCCTCATAGCGCTGTCGTGAGAGCTTGTCTTGATACTGTGCCCTCTGCCAACGAAAGAATCAccttcatcatcaccatcaccctCATCCTcaccctcatcatcctcatcctcatcaaaCACTCAGAAGCGTGACTCACCGCCTGGTGTTGTCTGGTCTCCTCGTTCAGAGTCTTCCTGCGCTCCTCTGCCTGGATACGGATCTGATCTCCCTTCAGCTGCTCCACCGCTGCCTCAtactcctgacacacacacacacatgcacacacacacacacacacacacacacacacacagacacacacagacacacacagacacagagacagacacagacacacacacagacacacacacacagacacagacacacacacacacgcacacacagacacacacacgcgcacacacacacacagacacagacacagacacacacacacacacacacacacacacacagacacagacacacacacagacacacacacacagacacacacacacacacacacacacgcacacacacgcacacacagacacacacagacacacacacacacacagacacacacacacacacacacacacacacacagacacagacacacacacacagacacacacagacacacacagacacacacacacacacagacacacacacacacacacacacacacacacagacacagacagacacacacacgcacacacagacacacacagacacacacagacacacacacacacacacacacacacacagacacagacacacacacacacacagacacagacacagacacacacacagacacacacacacagacacacacacacacatgcacacacacagacacagacacacacacacacacacacacacacacacacacacacacacacacagtgtagcGGTGTAACCTTCTCAGCATTACAGGAAATAAGTTTTAATTCTGTATGTACATGATGAAGAATAAATAATGTgcctctgttgtgtttgtgtatgtttctaTTAACGTATGAGAGTGCTGTAAATCAAAtcattatatattcattatatataattcTACAATACTacaatgttgttttgtgcttaagtACAACTGCATGAAGAGAGTacgtttgtatttttgtatttgtattacaaCTTTATCTCAGACTCTGTGAGATGAAACATTTCAAAAGGTCAAAACAGCGAGATACAAACCATCTTTCTCATTATTCTGACTATTTTCttgcaattaaaaagaaaaagtctgaattgtgaaataaacagtcacaaatctgtttttattttttactctgtgCTGGAAATGGCCTTCCTTTgatagttttattgtaaatgattgcatcatattgtaacatttaattaatttcttcaAATTGACCATCAATACAGACACTTCATCTGATGTACAATCACAAACTCTGGATTAAcaggatagctcacccaaaattaaaaattagACCTAGATCTGTGAACATGCGTATGACAGTTAACATAAACCAGAGATTAGTTTAcaaagttttaaaatattatatttttcttacaaaaacacaacgATTTGCTTCgagaggcctttattcaccccctctGGGGCTATGAGAGGCACTTTTAATGATGGATGGACTCACTTATTGgtcttcaaaatctcaacagccattcactgccattataaaaccTGGAGGAGCAAGGACATTTCAGCTCTGACTGTCTTTGTCTGAATGAAGAAAGTGATGTTCACTTAGGATGGTTTGagtgtgagtaaatcatgggctcattttcatttttgggtgaactgtccctttaaattgtTCCTCTCTCATAAATCTGACTGTGTGAACATttcatcagcatcagcatcatttctcttcctgacagctgctctcagtgtggtgATCTGGACTCTGTGTGGTGATCTGGACTCAGTGTGGTGATCTGGACTCAGTGTGGTGATCTGGACTCAGTGTGGTGATCTGGACTCTGTGTGGTGATCTGGACTCTGTGTGGTGATCTGGACTCTGTGTGGTGATCTGGACTCTGTGAGGTGATCTGGACTCTGTGTGGTGATCTGGACTCAGTGTGGTGATCTGGACTCTGTGTGGTGATCTGGACTCTGTGTGGTGATCTGGACTCTGTGTGGTGATCTGGACTCAGTGTGACCCGGATCTTACCTTGATTCTGCCCTGGTGCTCCAGCTGCACGGTCTGCTCCTGCATGCGCGCCAGGTCCAGTGCGTCTTTGGCGTGACCTGCGGTCACAGGGGTCACACATCACTACACcagctctgacctctgacctctgtccCAGTGCCCTTCACATGATACTCACGCGATCGGTCCAGCTCTTTGGCCGCCTGCGCCGCGCGCTCCAGCCCCGTCGGGTCGAAGTTGCTCCATTTGTCCTTGGGTCTGTCGCCCGAACCGGAACCGGAGCCGCCGGCCgcgggaggaggaggaggagcgggCGGAACCGGAGCGTCTGGCGGAGTGCCGCTCTGACCTCGACCGAGCCCGAAGAGCCACGACATGATCCACGGACAGACACACACTGATGAACCGGGATCACCGGTCACACACTTCCACTGCACGAGTGTCACGCCGCGCTCTGCGCACGCGCACTGCCCGCTCGTGCTGCAGCGCCGCGCTGATTGGCTGAAGCGCTCGTCCTTCAGAAGGTCAGGGAGGAGGCCACGCCCCTCGCGGCGTACGGTGGCCCAGAGGCGTCAGCGCGGGTCTTGCGTCAGTCTGCAGCGTCACATGCTATGGTCACATGCGGCATTTGAGCGATTAAAATTaatcagtattttattattaacctattattaCTTCTAGCTAAACTTCATATCCGCCGTTTATATGATACCACGAATAACACCTCTTCGTTCTTGTGgcattattaaagtattattacAGTACACTACATTGTGATGGAACTTATTTTACTTCAGCCAGTTTCgaggcaatatttctcattttgatgtactactaataataaaaagctataaTTGAACGTTATTAAACGCTAATATAATAAGAccttattttgttgttatttcataaattatgttatgttttaataatcataCAATTATGTTTATTAATCTGACAGTTCATATTAAAGAAGCCAAagtatgtataaataatacatataataataaaatgaaatgaaagctaTATAGACCTATCTGAatcaacaaaaactaataaaaaaaaatgacaaaaccccCGTCTCAgaaatttattattcttttttaaattgtttttatggaATAAAAGGTTTTATTAATCACTGCATGTGCTTAGATAGCCGCTAATTATATAAGTTTATATGGAGACATGAGATGATTTTTCCTGATGAAGTGACGATCTTCAGGTTGTAGTTTTGTGACTGATGAATGTTTATTACTGAAGAGATCTGTGTGACGGAAACAGACAGGCTTATGATTATGAACACAACACAGGAAACTTAACACCGTGACAAAATAAAAGagacttaattttctttttttaatataaattaatatatattaatttataaaatatgtatatgcatatattgttattatataaatgctataaatgacagaaatataaaatagtatGATTAAACATTACGAATTATTTCACTGcagttaatataattataatatgtattaaatgCACGTTGTGTCTAATGAAGTAAAACACTCGTGAATATGCAGATTTTCCAGAAGTGGGTAAACTCGTTACTCACGGGC harbors:
- the LOC113076628 gene encoding ATPase family AAA domain-containing protein 3-like, which gives rise to MSWLFGLGRGQSGTPPDAPVPPAPPPPPAAGGSGSGSGDRPKDKWSNFDPTGLERAAQAAKELDRSRHAKDALDLARMQEQTVQLEHQGRIKEYEAAVEQLKGDQIRIQAEERRKTLNEETRQHQARAQYQDKLSRQRYEEQLRQQQLMNEENMRKQEESVQKQEAMRRATVEHEMELRHKNEMLRVEAESKARARVERENADIIREQIRLKAAEHRQTVLESIRTAGAVFGEGFRAFVSDWDKVTATVAGLTLLAVGVYSARNATAVAGRYIEARLGKPSLVRETSRFTVVEALKHPVKMAKRLKSKPQDALEGVVLSPTLEERVRDIAIATRNTRQNRGLYRNILMYGPPGTGKTLFAKKLAMHSGMDYAIMTGGDVAPMGRDGVTAMHKVFDWAGTSGRGLLLFVDEADAFLRKRSSERISEDLRATLNAFLYRTGEQSNKFMLVLASNQPEQFDWAINDRIDEIVNFMLPGLEERERLVRLYFDKYVLQPATGGRQRMKLAQFDYGLKCSEIAKRVEGMSGREISKLAVAWQAAAYSSEDGVLTEAMMDARVDEAVRQHQQKMDWLHGEGVLDNEGRTIPAKASAPPLKAQEVLRPLQEVPSERSKPDGTPV